A genomic window from Archaeoglobus profundus DSM 5631 includes:
- a CDS encoding phage virion morphogenesis protein, whose translation MTVEIHDRNNIPRLLNALPKEKERILRLAGSILEGKIKELITETPSEWPKLHPFTIQRKKSEKPLIDTGKLRNSITHKVEGNTVKVGVFGEEALIASVHEFGCKIKVTEKMRKFLHAQGLHLRKDTEHITISQRSFLRLGFDKNKEEIERLIDGGIKAVVERFVVKL comes from the coding sequence ATGACGGTTGAAATTCACGACAGAAATAACATCCCACGACTGCTTAACGCCCTTCCTAAAGAGAAAGAGAGAATCTTGAGGTTAGCGGGATCCATCCTTGAAGGTAAGATCAAGGAACTCATAACTGAAACTCCATCGGAATGGCCTAAATTGCATCCGTTCACAATCCAGCGGAAGAAGTCTGAAAAGCCGTTGATTGACACGGGTAAGCTGAGAAACTCGATTACTCATAAGGTTGAGGGGAATACGGTTAAGGTTGGCGTTTTTGGAGAAGAGGCTCTAATAGCATCGGTCCACGAGTTCGGCTGCAAGATAAAAGTTACCGAGAAGATGAGAAAATTCTTGCACGCTCAAGGGCTGCATCTGAGAAAAGACACGGAACACATCACAATCTCGCAAAGATCATTTCTAAGGCTGGGTTTCGATAAAAACAAAGAAGAGATCGAGAGGTTGATCGACGGGGGCATCAAAGCGGTTGTTGAGAGGTTTGTCGTTAAGCTTTAA
- a CDS encoding DUF2341 domain-containing protein, which produces MGNNVPTQKSRWDDQGVEPPAGEARYQAGEQPIAEYDNWFNKAVVDDIAAIITFLRNLGLTKIYQDLEENKPASGKTTELFIATDTNKIYRGTGSGWQELTVDWNKILNKPSTYPPSAHQHDASEIVSGVLSVDRIPSLPRSKISDFFNSPFWDSIPDKPAIFRNIGFKAVTELPTTPKDYEIVFYNGAPRFYDPNETRWGIIQFSFGYNAFDNNGGGLWTKYINIPITTTPSEYAQYKVVIDSNNVTVYSADGTQKAQGAVASDFWANVKSDGSDIRVFDQAKEQLYFWIEEFDYSNKKAVIWVNLTAGSSELNIAYGNPSATKSAYEDARQVFELFDDFEDGEIDAIWSTQNTGVNENDGVLTLESVSDASSVIYTSKPNPPIIIEGKFNLVSDGLFQVAFAWDGQFSNINNPYNGLSVVYYAASKDAIEIRSWSSGDASILESVSQSYTLGQWYKFKIVYDGNTVRAFLDDVEKVSAQTTKDSGDYIGFIASTATNNGYQTQIDDIKVLKLADPADFGTPQILEF; this is translated from the coding sequence ATGGGCAACAATGTTCCTACTCAGAAATCACGCTGGGACGATCAAGGAGTTGAACCCCCTGCTGGAGAAGCTCGCTACCAAGCTGGAGAACAGCCAATAGCCGAATACGATAATTGGTTTAACAAAGCCGTCGTTGACGATATTGCTGCTATCATCACTTTCTTAAGAAATCTTGGGCTTACGAAAATATATCAAGACTTAGAAGAGAACAAGCCAGCAAGCGGGAAAACTACCGAGTTGTTCATCGCAACGGACACGAATAAAATTTACAGAGGGACTGGTTCAGGATGGCAAGAGCTGACTGTTGATTGGAATAAAATTCTGAACAAGCCGTCGACTTACCCACCGTCAGCACATCAACACGATGCTTCAGAAATTGTAAGCGGTGTTTTGAGCGTTGATAGAATTCCCTCTTTGCCCAGAAGCAAAATTTCTGACTTTTTCAATTCCCCATTCTGGGATAGCATACCAGACAAGCCAGCGATATTCAGAAATATAGGATTCAAAGCTGTTACAGAACTTCCAACTACACCCAAAGATTACGAAATAGTCTTTTACAACGGCGCACCGAGGTTTTACGACCCAAATGAGACAAGGTGGGGCATAATTCAGTTTTCTTTTGGCTATAATGCGTTTGATAACAACGGTGGCGGTTTGTGGACAAAATATATCAACATTCCCATCACAACCACTCCATCGGAATACGCACAATACAAAGTCGTGATTGACTCGAATAACGTTACAGTTTACTCAGCTGATGGAACGCAGAAAGCTCAGGGTGCTGTTGCAAGTGATTTCTGGGCAAATGTAAAGTCGGATGGTTCAGATATCAGGGTGTTTGATCAGGCTAAGGAGCAGTTGTATTTCTGGATTGAAGAGTTTGATTACAGCAATAAGAAAGCGGTGATTTGGGTTAATTTGACGGCAGGAAGTTCAGAGTTGAACATAGCTTACGGGAATCCTTCAGCGACGAAATCGGCTTACGAGGATGCACGTCAAGTTTTCGAGTTATTTGATGATTTCGAGGACGGAGAAATTGATGCGATTTGGTCAACACAGAATACAGGAGTTAATGAAAACGATGGTGTTTTAACATTGGAGTCAGTTTCAGATGCTTCGAGTGTAATCTACACATCAAAACCAAACCCACCGATAATTATTGAAGGTAAATTTAACCTTGTTAGCGATGGACTTTTCCAAGTAGCGTTCGCATGGGATGGGCAGTTTAGTAATATCAATAACCCATACAACGGTTTGAGCGTTGTTTATTATGCCGCAAGTAAAGATGCGATAGAAATCAGAAGCTGGAGTAGCGGAGATGCTTCTATTTTAGAGTCAGTTAGTCAGAGTTACACCCTCGGCCAATGGTATAAGTTCAAGATAGTTTATGATGGTAACACGGTAAGAGCGTTTTTAGACGATGTAGAAAAAGTTTCAGCACAAACAACAAAAGACAGTGGAGACTACATAGGTTTTATAGCTTCAACAGCAACAAATAATGGTTACCAAACGCAAATAGACGATATAAAAGTCCTCAAGCTCGCCGACCCAGCCGATTTCGGAACTCCACAAATATTAGAATTTTGA
- a CDS encoding baseplate J/gp47 family protein, producing the protein MTEYGVTSSGFIPKPYSVILEELKQLAKQEFGEDIDLSENSRLLRFLEIVAKREDELWQLAEDAYYAGFIDFATGSSLDFLAALVGYKRIEARKATGTVTFSRSTPTTSDIIIPAGTRVATSDESVIFKTTEAVVLKAGDTSVDAPIEAVEPGSAGNVATNTITKIIDPISGIESVTNPEPTSGGRDAETDEEFRYRIKATIQSLGRATLDAIVARVKSVEGVKSVKIEENDTMNDYTAEGGLPPKSFRVFVWGGDDQAVAQAIFDAKPAGIQPYGSVSAIAYDIDGNPHTVYFERPTEVPIYIDVQVTTDGTDATEQEIKDAIKAYFDTLELGDDVIYNKVVAAVMRVPGVADATVKIGKTSPPAGTSNIAIADNEIAVTDDDKITVTIS; encoded by the coding sequence ATGACCGAATACGGCGTTACTTCTTCAGGATTCATACCTAAGCCCTACAGCGTTATTCTGGAAGAATTAAAGCAACTTGCAAAACAAGAGTTCGGAGAGGACATCGACTTATCGGAAAATTCTCGACTGCTCAGATTCCTTGAAATCGTGGCGAAGAGGGAAGATGAATTGTGGCAGTTGGCAGAGGATGCTTACTATGCTGGGTTCATTGATTTCGCAACTGGCTCAAGTTTAGATTTCCTTGCGGCCCTTGTCGGCTATAAGAGAATTGAAGCAAGGAAGGCAACTGGAACCGTAACATTCAGCAGATCAACCCCTACAACTTCCGATATCATAATTCCAGCTGGAACGAGAGTTGCAACGTCGGATGAATCAGTAATTTTCAAAACAACGGAAGCGGTAGTTCTCAAAGCTGGAGACACAAGTGTCGATGCTCCGATTGAAGCCGTCGAACCCGGCTCAGCCGGAAATGTAGCTACAAACACAATCACCAAAATCATTGATCCAATTTCGGGGATTGAGTCAGTCACAAACCCAGAACCGACGAGCGGTGGTAGAGATGCTGAAACTGACGAGGAATTCCGTTATAGAATCAAGGCGACGATTCAGTCGCTCGGTAGGGCTACGCTTGATGCAATAGTTGCGAGGGTTAAAAGCGTTGAAGGAGTAAAATCTGTTAAAATCGAAGAAAACGATACGATGAATGACTACACTGCTGAAGGTGGACTACCACCTAAGAGTTTTCGTGTTTTCGTGTGGGGTGGCGACGATCAAGCCGTTGCTCAGGCGATTTTCGATGCCAAGCCTGCAGGAATCCAGCCTTACGGTAGCGTTTCAGCCATTGCTTACGACATCGACGGAAACCCGCATACCGTTTACTTCGAAAGACCGACTGAAGTTCCAATTTACATCGACGTGCAGGTTACAACTGATGGGACCGATGCGACTGAGCAGGAGATCAAGGATGCAATTAAAGCCTACTTCGACACGCTTGAGCTTGGAGATGATGTGATCTACAACAAAGTCGTTGCAGCAGTCATGAGAGTTCCGGGAGTAGCCGATGCAACCGTGAAAATAGGCAAGACTTCCCCACCTGCTGGAACCTCAAACATTGCAATTGCCGACAACGAGATCGCTGTAACTGATGATGACAAGATCACAGTTACGATAAGCTGA
- a CDS encoding contractile injection system sheath initiator — MQDFKFDTTGDLVIDSLKRIPSVSSADKVKQDIVHILKCVKGSDAFHPDFGVDWLKIKRSGYNRMLIEHEIRKALAGYDKIKSIDKIEISEPDANRKVKIKLYLTLDSGKIDVEVVV; from the coding sequence ATGCAAGATTTCAAGTTCGACACGACTGGGGATCTCGTTATTGACAGCTTGAAACGGATCCCTTCAGTTTCATCAGCCGATAAGGTAAAGCAGGATATAGTTCACATCCTGAAATGTGTTAAGGGATCAGATGCTTTTCATCCAGATTTCGGTGTGGACTGGCTCAAAATTAAGCGAAGCGGTTACAACAGAATGCTAATTGAACACGAAATCCGCAAAGCCCTCGCTGGCTACGACAAAATTAAGTCTATCGACAAAATTGAGATTTCTGAGCCTGATGCTAATAGAAAAGTCAAAATCAAGCTCTACCTCACGCTCGATTCTGGAAAAATCGATGTTGAGGTGGTCGTATGA
- a CDS encoding phage tail tape measure protein, with translation MLGTALRAIYIAIKLNDSDFYRKLSQVNQATDEAVKKIKQMNDSLEELGKYMAGVGAVGQAGIGLAVKQFADFEQAFVNLKKVMPSDRDFERIQRSAEAMAKYYGRSVEDILGVMELWARQGKNTEEELEKLTNATLLWATAENLDARQATEYLTYILNGFNLKAEDAIRVVDALNEVSNNFATDSVKLAQSLQEAAGVAHQYGVTFEELIGYATALHSAGYQAGEAGNFLAYTFSRLYEDNVAELLEQAGVQVKKANGEFRSASEIMRDLAKRWHSLNDELRHAIANEITVGGRVSMLYALFDKWNIVMDATNTALHSQGSAAREASRALQTLHIELEKLKTSLMIVGAHIGKAMVPLVRPFVKLVEALADAFTKLPEPIQNVIGVGIAFSTMLMLVGGGAILLRAKLIDLIGHLATLGLVELQTSAETLSLGGALKLLAVQGFKSSISAIFGFARALFTAQVGLMGLSVPLLPLIAGIGALISVILILQDIMVKGWEHSWLKRALDWLSEKHPFLKPIAEAVGNAIDWLRQGFDWLAKSIGGAIHWIQQAIDRMGPLKYILLGPVGGIVYLVTHIDKLRSATSSALTAIKSLWDRTIGWIIAKIDEFITKIEQAWEFITKSPVGKVVEFTFGLTPIGVGINLAKTITHVVKPEITHELTRITPTPSQLVSSTQTVIHQPANYQIKHEHKTIQVPKIEIKIEGVKDPDKVAELVERKLNAKFNAIGIY, from the coding sequence ATGCTTGGAACAGCCCTTAGGGCAATTTACATCGCAATCAAACTCAACGATTCAGACTTCTATCGCAAACTATCACAAGTAAATCAAGCTACGGACGAAGCTGTTAAGAAAATCAAGCAAATGAACGACTCTCTTGAAGAATTGGGCAAATACATGGCTGGAGTCGGAGCAGTTGGACAAGCAGGTATAGGTTTAGCTGTGAAACAATTCGCTGATTTCGAGCAAGCTTTTGTCAATTTGAAGAAAGTAATGCCATCTGACAGAGATTTCGAGAGAATCCAAAGATCGGCTGAAGCTATGGCTAAGTATTACGGTAGGTCCGTTGAAGATATTTTGGGAGTAATGGAACTCTGGGCGAGGCAGGGTAAAAACACGGAGGAAGAACTTGAAAAGCTGACGAATGCGACATTACTTTGGGCTACGGCTGAAAACTTGGATGCAAGGCAGGCAACGGAATATCTAACGTATATCCTCAACGGTTTTAATTTAAAAGCTGAAGATGCTATTAGGGTTGTCGATGCTTTAAACGAGGTTTCAAATAACTTCGCAACGGATTCCGTTAAGTTAGCTCAAAGCTTACAAGAAGCTGCAGGTGTAGCTCACCAATACGGTGTTACATTTGAGGAACTAATAGGTTATGCAACAGCCCTTCATTCAGCAGGTTATCAGGCAGGAGAAGCTGGAAACTTCTTAGCTTATACGTTTTCACGGCTTTACGAAGATAATGTTGCAGAATTACTTGAGCAGGCTGGAGTTCAAGTTAAAAAAGCAAACGGAGAATTCAGATCAGCATCAGAGATTATGAGAGATTTAGCCAAAAGATGGCATTCACTAAACGACGAGTTACGACATGCGATTGCCAATGAGATAACTGTAGGTGGAAGGGTTTCGATGCTATACGCTTTGTTTGACAAGTGGAACATAGTCATGGATGCTACGAATACAGCCCTACACTCTCAAGGCTCTGCAGCGAGAGAAGCTTCAAGAGCTTTACAAACTTTACACATTGAACTTGAGAAGCTTAAAACGAGCTTAATGATAGTTGGGGCACATATCGGTAAAGCAATGGTTCCGTTGGTGAGACCATTCGTCAAACTTGTCGAAGCTTTAGCCGATGCATTCACGAAATTGCCAGAGCCAATCCAGAATGTAATAGGTGTTGGAATTGCATTCTCAACGATGTTGATGCTCGTTGGTGGTGGAGCAATTTTACTTAGGGCTAAACTGATTGATCTTATCGGGCATTTAGCAACATTGGGGCTTGTAGAGCTTCAAACTTCGGCTGAAACACTATCGCTGGGAGGTGCTTTGAAGCTTTTAGCTGTGCAAGGCTTCAAATCAAGCATAAGTGCAATATTCGGTTTTGCAAGGGCACTATTTACGGCTCAAGTAGGTTTAATGGGTTTATCAGTTCCGTTGTTACCGCTGATAGCGGGAATTGGAGCGTTAATTAGTGTGATTCTGATCTTGCAGGACATCATGGTGAAGGGTTGGGAGCACAGTTGGCTAAAGCGGGCTTTGGATTGGCTATCGGAAAAGCACCCCTTCCTTAAGCCTATAGCTGAAGCTGTTGGAAACGCTATAGACTGGCTAAGACAGGGCTTTGATTGGCTTGCTAAATCCATTGGTGGGGCGATACATTGGATCCAACAAGCCATCGATAGGATGGGACCGCTGAAGTATATACTACTTGGTCCAGTTGGAGGAATTGTGTATTTGGTTACACACATTGACAAATTGAGATCAGCTACTTCTTCAGCCTTGACAGCAATTAAATCATTATGGGACAGGACAATCGGCTGGATCATCGCAAAGATCGACGAGTTTATCACGAAAATCGAGCAGGCGTGGGAATTTATCACGAAAAGCCCAGTTGGTAAGGTTGTAGAATTTACATTCGGTTTAACACCTATCGGGGTTGGGATTAACCTTGCAAAGACTATAACCCATGTCGTTAAACCTGAAATAACCCACGAATTGACGAGGATAACGCCAACACCTTCACAGCTCGTTAGCTCAACTCAAACTGTAATTCATCAACCTGCGAACTACCAAATTAAGCATGAGCACAAGACAATCCAAGTTCCAAAGATCGAGATCAAAATTGAGGGTGTCAAAGACCCAGATAAAGTTGCTGAGCTTGTAGAAAGAAAACTCAACGCTAAATTCAATGCAATCGGCATTTACTAA
- a CDS encoding phage neck terminator protein, translating into MLEALIWDELYGKIPKSFEYEGQAVTIEVYRANQVFQKEKPRFPFVVINFLEPVIDRTNTPLNEILKIGLNLDGDIEYTKGVVIRQSFDLNVYDNDVRRIAQLQNYLWLWAKKDLTLTDVTVFEVLPPRNLDFVEDYYIYRRVIEVVCKFAVSWEEIVKTIEEVETTVETQS; encoded by the coding sequence ATGCTCGAAGCGCTAATTTGGGATGAACTCTACGGAAAGATCCCGAAGAGCTTTGAATATGAAGGTCAAGCGGTAACCATTGAAGTTTATCGGGCAAATCAAGTCTTTCAAAAAGAAAAGCCACGATTTCCATTTGTTGTGATCAACTTTCTCGAACCGGTTATCGATAGGACCAACACGCCTCTTAACGAGATACTCAAGATCGGCCTGAATCTGGACGGGGATATAGAGTACACGAAGGGTGTGGTGATTAGGCAGAGCTTCGATTTGAATGTCTATGACAACGATGTTAGGCGTATCGCCCAGCTCCAGAATTATCTATGGTTGTGGGCGAAGAAGGATTTGACTTTGACGGATGTGACGGTTTTCGAGGTTCTACCGCCACGAAATCTCGATTTCGTCGAAGATTACTACATCTACAGGAGAGTAATAGAAGTGGTCTGCAAGTTTGCCGTTTCGTGGGAGGAGATAGTCAAGACGATCGAAGAAGTCGAAACTACGGTTGAAACTCAATCCTAA
- a CDS encoding phage baseplate protein, with product MAEEKILLSGQEFTAVEIVDLTQSAVVPEHKVEDGYPVADHIFFQPAEFQLTLTLLENEIEALKQLYEAKEPTELVCKAGVFEDVVIRELTITQGGSKNTFRAVVRVKQILKAKAKTAEIPLQQLQVTPNENDDKETKGGNTAITPQTKQVPQAPKQPQGSQSWLDSVVSFLGGIFGFGGG from the coding sequence ATGGCTGAAGAAAAAATTCTGCTTAGTGGACAAGAATTTACAGCCGTTGAGATTGTCGATCTTACTCAATCTGCTGTTGTTCCTGAACACAAGGTAGAAGACGGCTATCCTGTGGCAGATCACATCTTCTTCCAACCTGCAGAGTTCCAACTAACCTTGACCCTGCTCGAGAATGAAATCGAGGCTTTAAAACAGCTTTATGAGGCAAAAGAACCGACGGAGCTCGTTTGCAAAGCTGGAGTTTTCGAGGATGTCGTGATTAGGGAGCTTACAATAACCCAAGGAGGCTCGAAAAATACGTTTAGAGCTGTCGTGAGAGTCAAGCAAATCCTGAAAGCTAAAGCTAAGACTGCTGAGATACCGCTTCAACAGCTTCAGGTCACACCGAATGAAAACGATGATAAAGAAACGAAGGGAGGAAATACAGCCATAACCCCACAGACTAAACAAGTCCCTCAAGCTCCAAAGCAACCTCAAGGAAGTCAGAGCTGGTTAGATAGCGTAGTTTCGTTTTTAGGTGGGATATTCGGTTTCGGAGGTGGTTAA
- a CDS encoding DUF3383 family protein — MPTAESAITINLQDATFAAPSETYGEVIVIGEDPNKLDLFNQVKTYYSQSEVEADFGPDSPISKATAKVFAQGVQRVKAVNAMKDDGTGNAVADYDTVLADLEDKKVDYDIMVATIDASDANASKLVNHAGTYHKVLVLASIGDAATVTSNFLALTANEYVFAVAHDDTNLTPGELSGAIAGVISKLQPWIPCEWYNVQGVNAAGYKASEVDQLEQNNIATIIEIGKAVISTAKSLDGSWIDVPRTKAYLVTEIRNALINLKLKLANMGSKIPYTPQGLSMIKATIEKVLRVAQAQRALREDYVDANGNLVRGYEVQMPNYDDISDSDKAARILKNVKVTAYLSGAISKITLDLIITL, encoded by the coding sequence ATGCCAACGGCTGAGAGTGCAATAACTATCAACCTACAGGATGCAACATTTGCAGCTCCCAGCGAAACCTACGGAGAAGTCATTGTAATCGGTGAGGATCCGAACAAGCTCGATCTATTCAATCAAGTCAAGACCTATTACTCACAAAGCGAAGTTGAGGCTGACTTCGGCCCCGACAGCCCGATATCCAAAGCAACTGCCAAAGTCTTCGCTCAAGGAGTGCAGAGGGTTAAAGCAGTTAATGCGATGAAAGATGACGGAACCGGGAACGCTGTTGCGGACTACGATACAGTTCTTGCCGATTTGGAGGACAAAAAAGTAGATTACGACATAATGGTTGCGACTATCGATGCAAGCGATGCTAACGCTTCAAAACTCGTAAATCACGCTGGAACCTACCATAAGGTTCTCGTTTTGGCCTCGATAGGAGATGCGGCTACAGTAACCTCAAACTTCTTGGCCCTGACCGCAAACGAGTACGTCTTCGCAGTAGCTCACGACGATACTAATCTAACTCCTGGAGAACTCAGCGGTGCAATTGCAGGAGTCATAAGTAAGCTCCAGCCTTGGATCCCCTGCGAGTGGTACAATGTGCAGGGGGTCAATGCGGCTGGCTACAAGGCGAGTGAAGTTGATCAGCTCGAACAGAATAACATCGCCACGATCATTGAAATCGGAAAAGCTGTGATCTCTACTGCCAAATCTCTGGATGGGAGTTGGATTGATGTTCCAAGAACGAAAGCTTATCTCGTGACGGAGATAAGGAATGCTCTGATCAATCTGAAGCTCAAACTTGCAAACATGGGATCCAAGATCCCGTACACGCCACAGGGCCTTAGCATGATTAAAGCAACTATTGAGAAGGTTTTGAGAGTTGCTCAGGCTCAAAGAGCCTTGAGAGAGGATTACGTGGATGCGAATGGTAATCTCGTTAGAGGATACGAGGTACAGATGCCTAACTACGATGACATAAGCGATTCTGACAAAGCGGCAAGAATTCTCAAGAATGTCAAGGTAACCGCTTACCTGAGCGGAGCGATCAGCAAGATAACGCTCGACCTGATTATAACACTCTGA
- a CDS encoding winged helix-turn-helix domain-containing protein → MREEVVERYASEVPEELRGAVKALSDDKRWAVFIALVKEGEMNFNKIKDIFGAHPQELDRILKSLTSAGLVKKFAKNLCDVGYRGRAFYAATEFGKDFLEVLYYSIMPKEEILKTLLISPLRNSYECDDSSKTEQTIEKLVMNSAVGGIYEGK, encoded by the coding sequence ATGAGAGAGGAAGTAGTTGAGAGGTATGCATCGGAGGTGCCCGAAGAACTAAGGGGAGCTGTCAAAGCTTTATCTGATGACAAGAGGTGGGCAGTATTCATAGCTTTAGTTAAAGAAGGTGAAATGAATTTCAATAAGATTAAGGATATCTTCGGCGCGCACCCACAAGAACTCGACAGAATACTTAAGAGCTTGACCTCGGCAGGTCTAGTAAAAAAGTTCGCTAAGAATCTATGTGATGTGGGCTACAGAGGTAGAGCGTTCTACGCAGCAACAGAGTTTGGTAAGGACTTCCTTGAAGTGCTGTATTACTCAATCATGCCAAAAGAGGAAATTCTAAAGACATTGCTGATTTCACCGTTGCGGAATAGCTATGAATGCGACGATTCATCGAAAACTGAGCAGACTATTGAAAAATTGGTTATGAATTCTGCAGTAGGTGGTATTTATGAAGGAAAGTAA